ATTTTCTGAAGAACACTTTGGTGTTCCTCATTCTCTTCAAGATGTCGGCGAGCGAAGGGGCCGCCCTGGTGACGCTTGCCGGCGTCATCCTGATCGTGCCCTTCCTGCTGTTGTCGGCGCTCGGCGGTGAACTCGCCGACAAGCATGACAAGGCTAGGATTGCCGAGCTCTTGAAACGCTGCGAGATCGGCATTGCGGCGCTTGCCGTCGTCGGCCTCGGCTTCTCCTCCATTTTTGTGCTGATGGCAGCGCTCTTCGGCTTCGGCGTCATCTCGGCGCTGTTCGGGCCGATCAAATACGGCATCCTGCCCGATCATCTCGACCGCCGCGACCTGCCGAAGGCCAATGCCTGGATCGAGGGCGGCACCTTCATCGCCATCCTCGCCGGCACGATCATCGCCGCACTCGCCTTCTCCAGCGGCGACAATGTGCTGCTGTTCGGCTCGATGATGATGGGGCTTTCGGTGCTTTGCTGGCTGGCCAGCCGGATGATCCCGGCCACCGGCTCCAAGGCGCCGGATCTGGAGATCGACCGCAACGTCATCCGCTCCAGCTACACGCTCGTCATGGAAATCCGCGAGGATAAGCGCCTGTGGCGTTCGGCGCTGATGAACTGCTGGTTCTGGCTGGTCGGCGCCTTCGTTCTCTCCATCCTGCCGACCATGGTGACCGAACTGCTCGGCGGCTCCGAGCTGGTGGTGCCCGCCTATCTCACCGTCTTCGCCATTGCCGTCGCCGTCGGTTCGGCCATTGCCGCCTGGATGTCGTCCGGCCGCATCGTGCTCTTGCCGGCCCCTGTCGGAACGGCGCTGCTCGGCCTCTTCAGTCTCGATCTCGCCTGGAACCTCTGGGGCCTGGCATCGGTAAGCCACGCGACGACGATCACCGGTTTCTTCGCCGGCCAGAATACCATCCGCGTTGCCATCGATCTCGCCGGCATGGCCATATCCGGCGCCTTCATCGCCGTGCCCACCTTCGCTGCGCTGCAGACCTGGGCGCATGAGGATCGCCGCGCCCGCGTCATCGGCGCCGCCAATGTGCTGTCGGCGCTGTTTATCACCGTCGGCCTCGGCCTCGTCGCCGTCATCCAGGCGCTCGGCGCCTCCATTCCGCAGATCCTGATCGGCCTCGGCATTATCAATTTTGGCGTCGCCTGGCTGATGCTGAAGACGCTGCCGACCAATCCCTTCCGCGATTTCATCTCGATCCTGTTCCGTGCCTTCATGCGGCTGGAGGTTGAGGGGCTGGAGAATATCAAGAAGGCCGGCCGCGCGCCGATCATCGCCCTCAATCACGTCAGCCTGCTCGACGGCGCTTTGGCGCTCGCCATCACCGAGGAGGAGCCGACCTTCGCCGTCGATTACAAGATCGCCCAGGCCTGGTGGGTGCGGCCCTTCCTGAAAATGTGCAAATTCCTGCCTCTTGACCCGACAAAGCCGATGGCGACGCGCTCGCTGATCAAGGTGGTGCAGGACGGCAACCCGATCGGCATCTTCCCCGAGGGACGGCTGACGGTGACGGGCACGCTGATGAAGGTCTATGACGGTGCCGCCATGGTCGCCGACAAGACCGGCTCGATGGTCGTGCCGGTCAAGATCGACGGGCTGGAGAAGAGCTATCTCTCCTATCTCAGCGACGGCAAGATCCGCCGCCGGCTGTTTCCCAAGGTCAAGGTCACCATTCTCGAGCCGGTGAAGCTCGAAGTGCCGGCCGAGCTCAAAGGCCGCAAGCGCCGCACGGCGGCGGGCGCCGCTCTCTATCAGGTCATGTCGAACCTGCTGTTCGAAACTGCCGATACCTCGTCGACCGTTCTCGGCCGCGTCGTCGAGGCGGCCCACGAATTCGGCATGAAAAAGCTCGCCGTCGAGGATCCGGTCACCGGCAGCCTCACCTATGGCAAGCTTTTGACCGGTGCCGCCGTGCTCGGCGCCAAATTCCGCGCGCGCTTCCCGGAAGCAAACCTCGGCGTCATGCTGCCGAATGCCAATGGCGCCGCCGCCACCATTCTTGGCGTCATGAGCGCCGGCAAAGTGCCGGCGATGCTGAATTTTACCGCCGGTGCGGCCAATATTCTCTCCGCCTGCAAGGCCGCCGAGATCAAGCACGTGTTGACCTCGCGCGCCTTCGTCACCCAGGCCAAGCTCGGCGCTGTCATCGAGGAGATGGAAAAGCAGGTGACTATCGTCTGGCTCGATGATCTGAGAGCCGAAGTCGGCCTTGTCGACAAGATCCGCGGGCTGCTGCGCAAGGGTCGGCCGCTGGTCAAGCGCCGGCCGGATGATCCGGCCGTCATCCTCTTCACCTCGGGCTCGGAGGGCACGCCGAAGGGCGTGGTGCTGACCCACCGCAACATCCTGTCGAACGCCGCCCAGGCCGCCGCCCGCATCGATTTCCACAGCGGCGACAAGGTGTTCAACATCCTGCCCGTCTTCCATTCCTTCGGGCTGACGGCCGGCACCGTGCTGCCGCTGATCTCCGGCGTGCCGGTCTATTTCTATCCGTCGCCGCTGCATTACCGCATCGTGCCGGAGCTGATCTATGTCTCCAACGCCACGATCATTTTCGGCACCGACACCTTCCTCAACGGTTATGCCAGGACCGCGCATCCTTATGATTTCCGCTCGATCCGCTATATCTTCTCCGGCGCCGAGCCGGTGAAGGCTTCGACCCGCCAGACCTATATGGAAAAATTCGGCCTGCGCATCTTGGAAGGCTACGGCGTCACCGAGACCGCGCCGGTGATTTCGATCAACACGCCGATGTACAACCGCTCCGGCACGGTCGGCAAAATCCTGCCGGGCATGCAATGGAAGCTCGAACCGGTGCCCGGCATCGATGAGGGCGGCCGGCTGCATGTGCGCGGCGCCAATGTCATGGCCGGTTATCTCCGCGCCGAAAAGCCCGGCGTGCTCGAGCCGCTCGCCGATGGCTGGCACGACACCGGCGACATCGTCACCATCGACGAGGACGGCTTCGTCAAGATCCGCGGCCGCGCCAAACGCTTCGCCAAGATCGGTGGCGAAATGATCTCGCTCGCCGCCGTCGAAACGCTGGCCGCCGAACTCTGGCCCGGGGCGCTGTCGGTCGTCTCGTCGCTCCCCGACGCCAAAAAGGGCGAACGTCTGGTGCTGCTCACCGATGCCCCAAATGCCACCCGCACGGAATTCCTCGCCTTCGCCAAATCCAAGGGCGCGATGGACATGATGGTCCCGGCCGAGGTCAACATCGGCAAGGTGCCGGTGCTGGGATCGGGCAAGGTCGATTTCGTCGCGGCGCGCAAGTTGGCGGAGAGTGCGGTTGAGAAGGGGGAGGCGGCTTAGGCAAACGCTCGGGGGCGCCGCGTCCTGTGGCACCCCCCTCTGCCCTGCCGGGCATCTCCCCCACAAGGAGGGAGATCGGCAGGAGGCGCACGCTCGGTCTTTCTCTGCCCTGGCGACGATACGCCAGCTGCGCACTTCGCTACTTGCCACAAGGACTCCCCCACCCTCCGTCGTCCTCGGGCTTGACCCGAGGACCCATGGCCACGAGCGCTGCGTTTGTGCTCACCCTGACAAAACGATCGTAACCGAACACATGCAAGCGAGGCGCTTGCGGCATGGATACTCGGGTCAAGCCCGAGTATGACGGAGAGTGGGGGGCGCAATCGGCAGGAGGCGAGACGTCGGGGGCTTCAGCAAGTGCGCGAGCGGTTTTGCCTGAGGTTGCGCCAAGACGGCCATTCCAACAAATACCACCAAACTTGCGGTCCTTGCCCCATAAGCTCCCCACTCTCCGTCGTCCTCGGGCTTGACCCGAGGACCCATGGCCACGAGTTCAACGCCGCATCAGCGGGTAGTGACCGCAACGTCCATCTTCGGCTCCAAGTGATCGATCTTGCCCTCCTTATTGTCGGCCGGCGGTGACGCCGCCGTCGACGGGCAGGACCGTGCCGGTGATCCACGAGGCTTGTTCGGAGGCGAGGAACAGGATTGCCTCGGCGACATCACGCGGCTGGCCGTTGCGGCCGAGCGGGTGGAAGGCGTTGAAGCCCGGCAGCACTTGCTTGACCTGATCGTCGGAGAGGAAGGTGTTGTAGACGGGCGTCTCGACGACGGCCGGCGCCACGGCGTTGATGCGGATATTGTAGGGCGCAAGCTCGATTGCGAGGTTGCGGACCATGGCATGGACGCCGGCATTGGCTGCCGAGTAGGCCGCAGACGGCGTAGCGCCGATCGCCTGGATCGCCCACATCGAGCCGGTCTGGACGATCGCGCCGCCCGTCTCCTTCATCGCTTTGGCCGCGGCCTGGGCGGTGAAGAATTTGCCCTTGAGGATGGTGTCGAGATACCAATCGTAATCGTCCTCGGTCAGCTCCAGAAACGGCTTCGGATTGAAGACGCCGGCATTGTTGACGAGCACATCGAGCCTGCCGAAATGGGAGAGGGCGGCGTCGACGAGGGCCGCGCCGGTTTCCGGCCTGGCGATATCGCCCGCCGAAATGACGACATTGTCGCCGCTCGGATCAATCTCCCGGGCCGCCGCCTCGAGCTTTTCGCGATTGCGTCCGTTGATGGCGACCTTTGCGCCTTCCGCCACGAAACGGGCTGCCGCTTCCCGGCCGATGCCGGATCCACCGCCGGTAATGGCGACCACCTTGCCTTCAAATCTCATCGTTCTTCTCCGTTTTGCTTGTTTTGTCTATCTAACGTTAGATAGATAACGGAGACATAGTCCTTGCTTCGGGCAAACGCAACCCCTATCTAACATTAGATAGAGAGGGTAAGCGCATGAACGAAACAGCCGAGGCAATACTGGATGCCGCCGAGGAGAGGATCCGAGGGGCGGGCTATAGCGGCTTCAGCTACCGCGACGTCGCCGCCGATGTCGGCGTCAAGGCCTCCTCCGTGCACTATCATTTCCCGGCCAAGGAGAAGCTGGCCGCCGCCGTCGCCCGCCGCTACACCGATCGTTTTCTGGACGCGGTCGATCAGCGGCAGGCGGCGGGCGCCGACATCGTTGCCGCCTGGCGGCAGGTCTTCCGCGAGGCGCTGCATCGCGACGCCAGAATGTGCCTCTGCGGCGCCATGGCCGCGACCTCCCAGGATCTTGCCGAGGAAGTTCGGGTCGAGGTGCGGCGGTTCTTCCTGCTCGGGATCGAAAAACTGATGCAGGGCGGATTGGAAAGAGACGCCGCCGTCCATGTCATCGCCACCCTGGAAGGCGCGATGCTGGCCGCCAACGTCCTCGATGATCATTCCCTGTTCGACAGTGGCACCGCCGCGCTCTTTTAGCGTGGCATGGCTAACTCACAGCCGCCCGCTCCGCCGTCTTCAGCCTGAGGTCGAGAACCAGCGGCACGGCGAGCGCATAGACGACCACGACCGACAGCCAGATGGCGCCCGGCCACGTCTCCCTCACGAGGAAATAGATGCTGGAAAAGCCAAGCGGCGCGACGATCGAGGCGAGGCTGACGGCGGAGGCGAGCACGCCCTGGAACTGGCCCTGGCTATCTTCATCGACCTGCCGGGTCGCCAGCGACTGCAGCGCCGGCACGCCGATGCCGCCAAGCGCGAAGACCGGCATGATCGCGAAGATCATCCAGCCGCTTCCGGCGAAGGCCATGACGGTGAGTGCGAGTGAGACCCCGGCGACACCGGTGAGGATCGCCGCGCGTTCGCCGAGCAGCTTGACGGCCGGTCCGGGCAGCAAGGCCTGGGCGAGTGTCTGGCAGATGCCGAAGGCGCCGAGGGAAAGGCCGATCGACAGCCCGTTCCAGTGAAAGGCGTCGCTGCCCCACAGCGCCCAGCAGGTGCCGTAGGCCTCGCCGGTGGCGCTGAAGATGAAGAACAGGATGACGACCGGCAGCAGGCTCTTGACCTGCAGCACCGACCGCAGTGGTTTGAGCGGATTGAGCGCTGCGAGATCGATCTTCTCGCGGCTGCCCGGGCGCGATTCCGGCAGGATGAAGAAGGCGAGCAGCAGGTTGGCGCCATTGAGCGCGGCCGCCGCGATGAACGGCAGCCGCAGCCAGTGGTCGCCGAGCACGCCGCCGAGCACCGGGCCGATAATGAAGCCGAGGCCGAACATCGCGTTGAACAGGCCGAAGCGGCGGGCGCGTTTCTCCTCCGGCGAAATGTCGGTGATATAGGCTGTCGCCACCGAAATATTGGCGCTGGTCAGCCCGGCAATCGCCCGGCCGACGAACAGCGGTGCGAGATTGGGCGCAAAGGCGAGGAACAAGTAGTTGACGGCGGCACCGGCAAGCGAAATCAGCAGCACGGGGCGGCGGCCGAGCCGATCGCTCAGCGCCCCGAGCACCGGGGCGAAGATGAACTGCATCACCGCATAGAGCGCGGTCATCGTGCCGATATAGGGCGCGACGTTTTCGGCATGGGTGATATCGCGCAGCAGCGACGGCAGGATCGGGAAAATCAGCCCGATGCCGACGGCATCGAGGACAATGGCGGTGAAGATGACGATAAGGGATCTGGTCATGGGTGCGTTCCGGGTCGACGCAAGCCGG
This Rhizobium acidisoli DNA region includes the following protein-coding sequences:
- a CDS encoding TetR/AcrR family transcriptional regulator, yielding MNETAEAILDAAEERIRGAGYSGFSYRDVAADVGVKASSVHYHFPAKEKLAAAVARRYTDRFLDAVDQRQAAGADIVAAWRQVFREALHRDARMCLCGAMAATSQDLAEEVRVEVRRFFLLGIEKLMQGGLERDAAVHVIATLEGAMLAANVLDDHSLFDSGTAALF
- a CDS encoding SDR family NAD(P)-dependent oxidoreductase — translated: MRFEGKVVAITGGGSGIGREAAARFVAEGAKVAINGRNREKLEAAAREIDPSGDNVVISAGDIARPETGAALVDAALSHFGRLDVLVNNAGVFNPKPFLELTEDDYDWYLDTILKGKFFTAQAAAKAMKETGGAIVQTGSMWAIQAIGATPSAAYSAANAGVHAMVRNLAIELAPYNIRINAVAPAVVETPVYNTFLSDDQVKQVLPGFNAFHPLGRNGQPRDVAEAILFLASEQASWITGTVLPVDGGVTAGRQ
- a CDS encoding TCR/Tet family MFS transporter; the protein is MTRSLIVIFTAIVLDAVGIGLIFPILPSLLRDITHAENVAPYIGTMTALYAVMQFIFAPVLGALSDRLGRRPVLLISLAGAAVNYLFLAFAPNLAPLFVGRAIAGLTSANISVATAYITDISPEEKRARRFGLFNAMFGLGFIIGPVLGGVLGDHWLRLPFIAAAALNGANLLLAFFILPESRPGSREKIDLAALNPLKPLRSVLQVKSLLPVVILFFIFSATGEAYGTCWALWGSDAFHWNGLSIGLSLGAFGICQTLAQALLPGPAVKLLGERAAILTGVAGVSLALTVMAFAGSGWMIFAIMPVFALGGIGVPALQSLATRQVDEDSQGQFQGVLASAVSLASIVAPLGFSSIYFLVRETWPGAIWLSVVVVYALAVPLVLDLRLKTAERAAVS
- a CDS encoding acyl-[ACP]--phospholipid O-acyltransferase translates to MQHNLMTSRKFAPLFWTQFLTAFNDNFLKNTLVFLILFKMSASEGAALVTLAGVILIVPFLLLSALGGELADKHDKARIAELLKRCEIGIAALAVVGLGFSSIFVLMAALFGFGVISALFGPIKYGILPDHLDRRDLPKANAWIEGGTFIAILAGTIIAALAFSSGDNVLLFGSMMMGLSVLCWLASRMIPATGSKAPDLEIDRNVIRSSYTLVMEIREDKRLWRSALMNCWFWLVGAFVLSILPTMVTELLGGSELVVPAYLTVFAIAVAVGSAIAAWMSSGRIVLLPAPVGTALLGLFSLDLAWNLWGLASVSHATTITGFFAGQNTIRVAIDLAGMAISGAFIAVPTFAALQTWAHEDRRARVIGAANVLSALFITVGLGLVAVIQALGASIPQILIGLGIINFGVAWLMLKTLPTNPFRDFISILFRAFMRLEVEGLENIKKAGRAPIIALNHVSLLDGALALAITEEEPTFAVDYKIAQAWWVRPFLKMCKFLPLDPTKPMATRSLIKVVQDGNPIGIFPEGRLTVTGTLMKVYDGAAMVADKTGSMVVPVKIDGLEKSYLSYLSDGKIRRRLFPKVKVTILEPVKLEVPAELKGRKRRTAAGAALYQVMSNLLFETADTSSTVLGRVVEAAHEFGMKKLAVEDPVTGSLTYGKLLTGAAVLGAKFRARFPEANLGVMLPNANGAAATILGVMSAGKVPAMLNFTAGAANILSACKAAEIKHVLTSRAFVTQAKLGAVIEEMEKQVTIVWLDDLRAEVGLVDKIRGLLRKGRPLVKRRPDDPAVILFTSGSEGTPKGVVLTHRNILSNAAQAAARIDFHSGDKVFNILPVFHSFGLTAGTVLPLISGVPVYFYPSPLHYRIVPELIYVSNATIIFGTDTFLNGYARTAHPYDFRSIRYIFSGAEPVKASTRQTYMEKFGLRILEGYGVTETAPVISINTPMYNRSGTVGKILPGMQWKLEPVPGIDEGGRLHVRGANVMAGYLRAEKPGVLEPLADGWHDTGDIVTIDEDGFVKIRGRAKRFAKIGGEMISLAAVETLAAELWPGALSVVSSLPDAKKGERLVLLTDAPNATRTEFLAFAKSKGAMDMMVPAEVNIGKVPVLGSGKVDFVAARKLAESAVEKGEAA